The Penaeus chinensis breed Huanghai No. 1 chromosome 21, ASM1920278v2, whole genome shotgun sequence genome has a window encoding:
- the LOC125036543 gene encoding transcription factor HIVEP3-like, producing MHPMGVITCTVPMNPSGDVIYTHKKFKRATSEACDNAEQQQQNERGKKGGTEVTSAGARTPSTTPQASPAGARPTTAAPQFTPTLVNGHVTAHTVASVTGSVVNQLSVENDDNKRKVSNSSGGKYKCEYCGVGCAKPSVLDKHKRTHTNERPYTCEQCSLAFKTKSNYKKHTRSRTHVQKCDGVALDNSDGTIESSDNVDGDVEDGPKSANKEGRAQQLQPADLSVSRTSIRDQLQDLPSASVSTHHDELGTLDRGKSLYKPKFHISAHYAHREERGPKGQTPPPARQQPTPPQDAHQLDHTAINPSTYQPHTASTHGQPNQVAPSNPSRHSPSPANVSKQGLPPLDIWAANKKDEGVLTGQRNSVGTPQSANSIWKGIKSPSPELVGQHITKLIVENQAIVDTHNPLWSRRYRRQPSIGSSSSESDGSGTSKSRRSSLADLTIKNSKAPAVGSSSTAPSPAGLGPLQQQYSRERSHSVTAEAIMAESRSSYSPSLPPTPHLPLAQPPVTPISASKPSISSQGHTTSYSQSAPAFTTSTMGMMDLTMVEGSRKRRSSEGPSVVRDIHKSRVTHVDDPAILRQHPQNPEGSVIKSLLLHSRAAIAGTIDQKLERLECERLNQPTEGHYPCSRCGVPCRSPESLEVHLRHYCGQRLGGTGSERGTPDSVKSGDGGRWPSEQDVALDLQKKPDRTDHFERERSLSRGSSVGESSQRRGSEEENRYRPELSPRIYRSESVPEGASPPTKKRKMSDIDSSSQDRSMFLPPIFSPRGQGACKGDAGMKILEDMNKQKTSNLQLFGGEVQICDGNERKTMRIDPSQPPSPAIDICIPPQQLGGNIPKAEVSLPTSVVVTIAKSGLNSGGTMVQVESQISTSSTKTVPSLVSSSISREQPSVPTQTQSNSKAPLSTIVYNDASKFAFSPFLPYAPLLQLPNLAIPGIPTPDLGSLSFPTYPASGPVQSFLSAKNSPAQGMVGKQKVNTIHSPAAPSPCKMSPGAGLAASGQLPSGNIGNPLGNQQVQVIREKEKEQFKGSSKSPATYPALIPMGDEKVPYVPGIPGPYSQAGMVVQPPLHRIQKNPSVFAPPITASSFSPMAQAPITSLSQPPALMSPSREKGLQPPRSKDFPRSPVREHQSFHVTKVPSRQSPQLPPKEIQISRGKASVSVSFKSSERNMTPDIRLPGGSETNAFDKKATEKSSVAHDESRNDTAGREETKDCEEFLPPRKRPNSLALKPQPYVPNSSLALIGTTLVSPDTPRPKKSCVQMFLNGSAYTYLGHKVSTKSYFCCISRQQPMYVPQSTDPKLSMYSNWQLRKPAEDNPLNLTPYQHMSLYTSRKVDQTYSVAKPRELNLIQTHSSYWTFKEEKEKNKAKEDKHKEKDPKVVKNEDPVTRTSEPSSSEDNRPAIKREPEEECAEPSSKSNDDAETSDSSTVKRIKIFEGGFKSSEDYTYVRGRGRGRYVCGVCEIRCKKPSMLKKHIRTHTDLRPYACSHCTFSFKTKGNLTKHLRSKAHYKRCMEMGIVPVPTVVDESHVNEEALAMQGKMEQEQERVLEGGDDDDDDDEEEEEDEEDDGDEDDEDDDDALEHDQFEDADKMDIDESCTKSEAELKREVRESKENMGLIGNASRSGVLVMAISSCSSSSSPICAHSSKDAKSQKLNDNAESLRDSPMDLSVRKTAVLNLSPSQDKNLAMKKPPVPRRPSFLPLMAKSSVTDLRSPVANLTSPGTPTTPIREHPSEILSPVTESSTLLKSIYNTTSRATHVSNREKLDIVIDPSKENGCNNSMLQAYIKECAVLDTTIKRQQYKDSSSDTSPDSPRNSLIPNHSVISVSTAGAENSNEQPQKPESIQNDRGTSLDEIKREGRTENESLGLNSEQSCTSELSSSSCATAVNSTPQAATSRMPTPPANLTVMNNGGMDTKTAFLVPSGVVPSSLNRLGNDDGKCRCSICHKEFNRPSQLTLHMNIHYMERPYRCESCAISFRTNGHLQKHKRSVSHFNKVNRNMTFGTPSTDNPRPFKCHDCKIAFRIHGHLAKHLRSKMHIMKLECLGKLPFGTYAEIERSGANLNEIDTTDCDNSLESLQVMASRLYEKDPSKLAAWQNQQQHRVRTVSNSSTNSDDYPLQDDQDDSFAGCGNDDDTEGDEDEEINMPQDAPRLGVPGSSVGQIPAELHSPHSHGYLPLK from the exons ATGCATCCCATGGGTGTGATCACATGCACGGTCCCCATGAACCCTTCCGGCGatgtcatttacacacacaagaaGTTCAAGCGGGCCACATCTGAGGCCTGTGACAATGcagaacaacagcagcaaaacgaAAGGGGTAAAAAGGGTGGGACAGAGGTTACCTCTGCAGGTGCCAGGACCCCCTCTACCACACCTCAAGCCTCTCCAGCAGGTGCCAGGCCCACCACTGCAGCACCTCAGTTTACTCCAACACTTGTCAATGGACATGTTACAGCTCATACAGTTGCTAGTGTAACTGGAAGTGTTGTTAATCAGTTATCAgtagagaatgatgataacaaaagaaaagtcagtaatagtagtggtggaaAGTACAAATGTGAATATTGTGGAGTTGGATGTGCCAAACCTTCTGTGCTTGAtaagcacaaacgcacacacaccaatGAGAGACCATATACCTGTGAACAGTGTAGTCTTGCTTTCAAAACTAAAAGCAATTATAAGAAGCACACTAGATCTCGAACCCATGTTCAGAAGTGTGATGGTGTAGctcttgataatagtgatggaacTATAGAGtctagtgataatgttgatggtgatgtagaAGATGGCCCTAAGTCAGCTAATAAAGAGGGGAGAGCTCAGCAGCTACAACCAGCTGATCTCTCTGTATCAAGAACCTCTATAAGGGACCAGCTCCAAGACCTTCCATCTGCTTCTGTGAGTACCCATCATGATGAGTTGGGAACTCTTGATCGAGGCAAATCTTTGTACAAGCCAAAATTTCATATTTCTGCTCATTATGCACACAGGGAGGAAAGAGGCCCTAAGGGCCAAACACCTCCACCAGCAAGACAACAGCCAACTCCACCTCAGGATGCTCATCAACTTGACCATACTGCTATCAATCCTTCAACATATCAACCCCATACTGCCTCCACCCATGGCCAACCCAACCAGGTTGCACCCTCTAACCCTAGTCGTCACTCTCCAAGTCCAGCCAATGTCTCAAAGCAAGGCCTACCGCCACTCGATATATGGGCTGCAAATAAAAAGGACGAAGGTGTACTGACTGGTCAAAGAAATTCAGTAGGAACACCACAAAGTGCAAATTCTATTTGGAAAGGAATTAAGTCTCCAAGTCCAGAATTAGTTGGGCAACACATCACTAAGTTGATTGTGGAAAACCAGGCCATTGTGGATACTCACAATCCACTGTGGTCTAGACGTTACAGAAGGCAGCCCAGTATAGGCTCATCATCAAGTGAGAGTGATGGCTCTGGCACAAGCAAAAGCCGCCGGTCTAGTCTTGCTGATTTGACTATTAAGAATTCCAAGGCACCAGCTGTTGGCTCTTCATCAACGGCTCCTTCACCTGCTGGTCTAGGCCcactacaacaacaatattcaAGAGAGAGAAGTCATTCCGTCACTGCTGAGGCAATAATGGCTGAGTCAAGGTCTTCTTACAGCCCCAGTcttccacccaccccacacctGCCTCTTGCTCAGCCTCCAGTCACCCCCATCAGTGCTTCCAAACCTTCCATATCATCACAAGGACATACTACCTCTTACTCTCAGTCTGCTCCAGCCTTCACTACCTCTACAATGGGCATGATGGACCTAACCATGGTGGAGGGATCACGCAAGAGGAGGAGTTCTGAGGGTCCCTCTGTGGTCAGAGATATACACAAGAGTCGGGTGACTCATGTGGATGATCCAGCTATTTTGCGTCAGCATCCACAGAATCCTGAAGGTTCAGTTATAAAGAGTCTTCTCTTGCACTCTAGAGCTGCCATTGCAGGTACTATTGATCAGAAACTGGAGAGGCTGGAATGTGAAAGGCTAAACCAGCCAACAGAAGGACATTACCCATGCTCCAGATGTGGCGTGCCTTGCCGCAGTCCAGAGAGTTTGGAGGTTCACCTTCGACATTATTGCGGACAGCGACTTGGGGGGACTGGAAGTGAGAGGGGCACACCAGATTCTGTTAAGAGTGGAGATGGGGGAAGATGGCCCAGTGAACAAGATGTAGCTTTAGATTTGCAGAAAAAACCTGACCGAACTGAtcactttgagagagagagatcactgtCAAGGGGATCATCAGTTGGAGAGTCATCGCAGCGCCGAGGgtcagaggaagaaaatagatatagaCCAGAATTATCTCCAAGGATATATAGAAGTGAATCTGTACCTGAAGGAGCATCACCaccaaccaaaaaaagaaaaatgtctgaCATTGATTCATCATCTCAAGACAGGTCAATGTTTCTCCCACCAATTTTTTCCCCTCGTGGACAAGGGGCATGTAAAGGGGATGCAGGAATGAAAATTTTAgaagatatgaataaacaaaagacaaGCAATCTCCAGCTTTTTGGTGGTGAGGTTCAGATTTGTGATGGCAATGAACGAAAAACAATGAGAATAGACCCTAGCCAGCCACCGAGCCCTGCTATTGACATCTGCATTCCCCCACAACAATTAGGAGGTAACATACCAAAGGCAGAGGTGTCACTTCCTACTTCAGTTGTGGTAACAATTGCAAAATCAGGCTTAAATTCAGGGGGCACAATGGTTCAAGTGGAGAGTCAGATAAGTACTTCCTCAACCAAAACAGTACCGAGTCTTGTAAGCTCCTCCATATCACGTGAACAGCCAAGTGTTCCAACACAGACTCAAAGTAACTCAAAAGCACCGCTTTCCACCATTGTATATAATGATGCTTCAAAGtttgctttttctccttttttacccTATGCACCTCTACTACAACTACCAAACCTAGCTATTCCAGGAATTCCCACACCTGATTTGGGTAGTTTATCTTTCCCAACCTATCCAGCTTCTGGCCCGGTACAGTCTTTTCTCTCAGCTAAAAATTCACCAGCCCAGGGAATGGTTGGGAAACAGAAAGTCAACACCATTCATTCACCTGCAGCTCCATCTCCATGCAAAATGTCTCCAGGAGCAGGATTGGCTGCATCTGGACAGCTTCCTTCTGGAAATATAGGAAATCCCCTTGGAAATCAGCAAGTACAGgttattagagagaaagagaaagagcagtttAAAGGCAGTAGCAAATCACCTGCTACATATCCTGCTCTCATACCAATGGGTGACGAAAAAGTACCTTATGTACCGGGGATTCCTGGACCATATTCCCAGGCAGGCATGGTAGTTCAGCCTCCCCTGCACAGAATACAGAAAAATCCTTCTGTGTTTGCACCCCCAATAACTGCCTCATCCTTTAGTCCCATGGCACAAGCTCCAATAACCTCCTTGTCACAACCTCCAGCCTTAATGAGCCCCTCCAGGGAGAAGGGTCTCCAACCTCCAAGATCCAAAGACTTTCCACGCAGTCCAGTGAGGGAACACCAGTCCTTTCATGTGACAAAAGTCCCATCTAGACAGTCCCCACAGTTACCaccaaaagaaatacaaataagcaGAGGGAAAGCATCAGTAAGTGTTTCCTTTAAATCCTCTGAACGAAATATGACTCCTGATATCAGACTCCCAGGAGGATCAGAGACAAATGCTTTTGATAAGAAGGCTACAGAGAAATCCTCAGTGGCACATGATGAATCAAGAAATGACAcagcaggaagagaggaaacaaaggaTTGTGAGGAATTCCTGCCACCAAGAAAACGTCCAAACTCACTGGCTTTAAAACCACAGCCTTATGTACCTAACTCCTCGCTTGCTTTGATTGGCACAACTTTGGTAAGTCCGGATACACCTCGGCCCAAGAAAAGTTGTGTGCAGATGTTTTTGAATGGATCAGCATATACTTATCTAGGGCACAAGGTTTCCACAAAGTCTTATTTTTGCTGCATATCTAGGCAACAACCCATGTATGTACCTCAGTCCACTGATCCTAAGCTTTCCATGTATTCCAACTGGCAGTTACGTAAACCAGCAGAGGACAATCCTTTAAATCTTACACCGTATCAACACATGAGCTTATACACCTCTCGAAAAGTTGACCAAACATACTCTGTAGCCAAACCAAGAGAACTAAATCTCATTCAGACACACTCTTCATACTGGACatttaaggaagagaaagaaaaaaataaagctaaggaagacaaacataaagaaaaagacccAAAGGTAGTGAAGAATGAAGACCCAGTGACAAGGACAAGTGAACCAAGTTCCAGTGAAGACAACAGACCAGCAATAAAACGTGAACCAGAGGAGGAATGTGCTGAACCCTCCagcaagagtaatgatgatgctgagaCCTCAGACAGCAGCACAGTCAAACGCATCAAAATATTTGAGGGAGGATTTAAAAGCTCTGAAGATTATACATATGTCAGAGGCCGTGGTCGAGGGAGATATGTTTGTGGAGTATGTGAGATTCGTTGTAAAAAGCCTTCTATGTTAAAAAAGCATATACGTACTCACACAGATCTTCGCCCTTATGCATGCAGCCACTGCACATTCAG TTTTAAAACCAAGGGCAACCTGACCAAACATCTAAGGTCTAAGGCTCATTATAAACGGTGTATGGAGATGGGCATTGTGCCTGTCCCAACTGTGGTTGATGAGAGCCATGTCAATGAAGAGGCTTTGGCAATGCAG GGCAAGATGgaacaagagcaagaaagagttttagaaggtggtgatgatgatgatgatgatgacgaagaggaagaagaggatgaggaagatgatggtgatgaagatgacgaagatgatgatgacgcaTTAGAACATGACCAGTTTGAAGATGCAGATAAAATGGATATAGATGAGAGTTGTACTAAGAGTGAGGCTGAGTTgaaaagggaggtaagagagagcaaagaaaacatGGGCTTGATTGGAAATGCTTCAAGATCTGGAGTATTAGTCATGGCCATCTCATCTTGTTCAAGCTCTTCCAGTCCAATCTGTGCTCACAGCTCAAAAGACGCCAAGTCTCAAAAACTGAATGATAATGCTGAATCCCTTAGAGATTCTCCCATGGATTTGAGTGTAAGGAAGACAGCTGTGCttaatctctctccgtctcaggATAAAAACTTGGCCATGAAAAAGCCTCCAGTCCCACGCAGACCAAGCTTTCTCCCACTGATGGCCAAATCTTCTGTGACTGACCTCAGATCTCCAGTAGCAAATCTGACATCACCTGGCACGCCTACAACCCCTATTAGAGAGCACCCTTCTGAAATCTTATCACCAGTTACTGAATCATCAACTCTCCTGAAGAGTATATACAATACAACATCAAGAGCAACTCATGTATCAAACAGGGAGAAGTTAGACATTGTAATTGATCCAAGTAAAGAAAATGGTTGCAACAATTCAATGCTGCAAGCATACATTAAGGAGTGTGCAGTTTTGGACACAACCATCAAGAGACAGCAGTACAAAGACTCATCATCAGATACATCACCAGATTCACCTCGCAACAGTCTAATCCCAAACCATTCTGTAATATCCGTATCAACTGCAGGGGCAGAAAATTCCAATGAACAGCCCCAGAAACCAGAAAGCATACAGAATGATAGAGGAACATCACTggatgagataaaaagagaaggaagaactgAAAATGAAAGCCTGGGATTAAACTCTGAACAAAGTTGTACCTCTGAGCTATCCTCTTCGAGTTGTGCAACAGCTGTCAACAGTACTCCCCAAGCAGCCACTTCACGCATGCCAACCCCTCCTGCCAATCTCACAGTCATGAACAATGGTGGAATGGACACCAAGACTGCTTTCCTTGTACCCAGTGGTGTTGTTCCTTCATCTCTGAACag ACTAGGGAACGATGATGGTAAGTGCAGGTGCAGCATATGCCACAAGGAATTTAACCGTCCGTCCCAGCTAACTCTTCATATGAACATTCATTATATGGAGCGGCCTTACCGGTGTGAATCTTGTGCCATCTCATTCAGAACCAATGGGCATCTTCAGAAGCATAAAAGATCTGTCAGTCATTTTAATAAG GTAAATAGGAACATGACCTTTGGGACCCCAAGCACAGATAACCCACGACCTTTCAAGTGTCATGATTGCAAAATTGCATTCCGCATTCATGGTCATTTAGCTAAACACCTCCGCTCAAAGATGCACATTATGAAGCTAGAGTGTCTTGGAAAACTTCCTTTTGGCACTTATGCAGAAATAGAACGGTCTGGTGCTAATCTTAATGAAATAGACACCACAGACTGTGATAATTCTTTGGAGAGTTTACAG GTTATGGCGTCACGGCTCTACGAGAAAGATCCAAGTAAACTGGCTGCATGGCAGAACCAACAGCAACACCGTGTCCGCACTGTCAGCAACTCCTCCACTAACTCTGATGATTATCCTTTGCAAGATGATCAGGATGATTCTTTTGCTGGttgtggcaatgatgatgatacag agggtgatgaggatgaagaaataAACATGCCTCAGGATGCTCCGAGACTTGGTGTCCCAGGATCCAGTGTAGGACAGATTCCTGCTGAGTTGCACAGTCCACACTCCCATGGATACCTCCCATTGAAATAG